In Erigeron canadensis isolate Cc75 chromosome 7, C_canadensis_v1, whole genome shotgun sequence, one DNA window encodes the following:
- the LOC122608888 gene encoding protein FAR1-RELATED SEQUENCE 5-like, giving the protein MAPIMDCLEEIFLNPNAPEGVNDEFVYEEPDDEFESPDVRAEFDYDHDVFYTKEVFDTHIDLVDWAERTAKEFGYVLVTRRSNATKGGEVKKVVLICNRGGKKDKRSTGAPKGSTKIDCPFKLVGRLTKDHSWWVEVIDHRHNHPSARNLEGIAYARRLTDVQKEFVDEKALLGFGPNSIRDQLKDAFPGILTRSQDISNYLRQHRLKHAQQRGETRMQIVLQLLSDHQYTYQYTTDSKTGCLTNLFFVHPTSLDIWRAFPWIIQIDATYKTNVYNMPLVEIVGVTPTGKTFSIAHTLIENEQHAAYTWVLQCLRSTLEEGFVVRVTLTDRDLALMKAVKDVMPETKLILCRIHIWRNIELHANPSFGSKKIMVRLDTGGINS; this is encoded by the exons atggATTGCTTGGAGGAAATTTTCTTAAATCCAAATGCGCCGGAAGGTGTAAATGACGAGTTTGTGTATGAAGAGCCCGATGACGAATTTGAATCCCCAGATGTCCGTGCTGAATTTGATTACGATCACGATGTTTTTTATACCAAGGAG gTGTTTGACACACACATAGATTTGGTAGACTGGGCTGAAAGAACGGCAAAGGAGTTTGGTTATGTGTTAGTAACACGAAGATCAAATGCCACAAAAGGCGGAGAAGTTAAAAAGGTGGTCCTTATTTGCAACCGTGGTGGAAAAAAAGATAAGCGGTCAACCGGGGCACCCAAAGGGAGTACCAAAATTGACTGTCCATTCAAATTGGTAGGCCGTCTGACAAAGGACCATAGTTGGTGGGTTGAAGTTATAGATCACCGACATAACCATCCATCAGCTCGTAATTTGGAAGGTATTGCGTACGCAAGACGACTAACCgatgttcaaaaagaatttgtggACGAAAAGGCGTTGCTAGGTTTTGGGCCAAATAGCATAAGGGACCAATTGAAGGATGCATTTCCCGGCATCTTGACCCGTTCACAAGACATTTCTAACTACCTGCGGCAACACCGGCTAAAGCACGCCCAACAACGAGGGGAAACTCGAATGCAG ATTGTGCTCCAATTACTATCTGACCATCAGTACACGTATCAGTACACGACGGATAGCAAAACCGGATGTTTGACCAATCTCTTTTTCGTAcatcctacatcacttgacATATGGCGTGCATTTCCTTGGATCATTCAAATAGACGCCACGTATAAAACCAACGTTTACAACATGCCGCTTGTTGAGATTGTGGGTGTCACTCCAACTGGCAAGACATTCAGCATTGCGCACACACTTATTGAAAATGAGCAACATGCGGCATACACATGGGTGTTACAGTGCTTGAGGTCGACGCTCGAAGAAGGGTTCGTCGTGCGTGTGACACTCACTGATCGGGATCTGGCCCTCATGAAAGCGGTTAAGGATGTGATGCCGGAAACGAAGCTGATACTGTGTAGAATACACATTTGGAGGAATATTGAGTTACATGCCAACCCATCGTTTGGGTCAAAAAAGATTATGGTTCGTTTAGACACCGGTGGGATAAACTCGTAA